Proteins co-encoded in one Cucurbita pepo subsp. pepo cultivar mu-cu-16 chromosome LG15, ASM280686v2, whole genome shotgun sequence genomic window:
- the LOC111811415 gene encoding uncharacterized protein LOC111811415 isoform X2: MSMIDFERSSSILPSKFNKFGNPKETKYIGGKRKSGSVRHCYYALRKRVCNEPFNNPMDLNFLVGPSNSNYVVEEPMSGNCIPPISDDFGLQSSEMGILPCDFSQNVMNTDDVEHTFQSGCQGTVEKHFPRNLDNGQEGISHSMRESLPPSAIDSHVEGLAPSTGFPVHSIFENDLEARPSTFGQLSNDQRVMGSELEDNNVFNSPVSESGASFHNVEYSSPLPGMPIWRNASVPALPIDVGFADKDIPTSNSFELPDDDGNKNIQNARVAGYDAYSDLKLKIEVEQDHLKSPNATAEVYLAELSNSLMNMSNEDELLFMDVDGKDALDKSYYDGLSSLLLNSPNEINHDQTTNAINAETVLPTDTMVDPPTACSGGLYEKGSDCGVGHLDCTSEAHSSPSASLNSQCPVKGDEPLFCTLNTEDPDIPSNDDVFLPPLSTMATMGYNFQDCINTTFSSTKDFTYNEKSGETQNLGRERKNHGQPRVLSGLHGFSERGEKHPVGGAGVNYRSSHSNARHLPSVSNVGSINGNSDAALPAVLKEENNEISRVNHLGENFLNAHADKPGFDSDNVRMYPPSAACDIKQEPDILASLKDHRLSQEGGTRGTFGVEQGGLSSTSDQEELSIDSEDDVPHFSDIEAMILDMDLDPEDQDLYSSEEVLKYQHVDTKKRIIRLEQGANAYMQRSTASHGALAVLYGRYSKHYIKKSEVLLGRATEDVIVDIDLGREGSGNKISRRQAIIKLDQDGFFSLKNLGKCSISINNKDVAPGHCLRLNSGCLIEIRGMPFIFESNPTRMKQYVDNVGKISHKQEYQS; encoded by the exons ATGTCCATGATTGACTTCGAGCGttcttcttccattcttcCGTCAAAGTTCAACAAATTTGGGAATCCAAAAGAAACCAAATATATTGGTGGGAAGAGAAAATCTGGGAGTGTACGCCATTGCTACTATGCTTTGCGTAAAAGAGTTTGCAATGAACCATTTAATAACCCTATGGACCTGAATTTTCTTGTTGGACCCAGTAATAGTAACTATGTTGTTGAAGAGCCTATGTCCGGAAATTGTATCCCTCCAATATCTGATGATTTTGGACTTCAGAGCTCAGAGATGGGGATCTTGCCATGTGATTTCTCTCAGAATGTGATGAATACTGATGATGTGGAGCACACTTTTCAATCTGGATGTCAAGGTACAGTTGAAAAGCATTTTCCCAGGAATCTGGATAATGGACAGGAGGGAATTTCTCACAGTATGAGAGAGAGTCTGCCTCCTTCTGCAATTGATTCTCATGTTGAGGGATTGGCTCCATCGACTGGTTTTCCAGTCCATAGTatctttgaaaatgatttggaGGCAAGACCTTCTACTTTTGGGCAACTGAGCAATGATCAGAGAGTGATGGGCTCTGAACTAGAGGATAACAATGTCTTTAACTCTCCTGTTTCTGAATCTGGTGCATCATTTCACAATGTTGAGTACTCATCTCCGCTTCCTGGTATGCCAATATGGAGAAATGCCTCAGTACCAGCCTTGCCAATTGATGTTGGCTTTGCAGATAAGGATATACCTACAAGCAACTCTTTTGAACTACCTGATGATGATGGGAacaaaaacattcaaaatGCAAGAGTAGCAGGCTATGATGCTTACTCTGACTTAAAGTTGAAGATTGAAGTTGAGCAAGATCATTTGAAAAGTCCAAATGCCACTGCTGAAGTTTATCTTGCAGAACTGTCCAATTCTCTTATGAACATGAGCAATGAGGACGAGCTACTTTTCATGGATGTTGATGGAAAGGATGCGCTTGATAAGTCATATTATGATGGTTTGAGCTCGCTTTTGTTGAATTCACCAAATGAAATCAATCATGATCAAACAACTAATGCAATTAATGCAGAAACAGTGTTACCAACTGATACAATGGTAGATCCCCCCACAGCATGTTCTGGAGGGTTATATGAAAAAGGATCCGACTGTGGTGTTGGACATTTGGATTGTACTTCTGAAGCTCATTCTTCGCCATCTGCATCTTTGAACAGTCAGTGTCCTGTAAAAGGTGATGAACCTCTTTTTTGTACTTTGAACACAGAAGACCCAGACATCCCGAGcaatgatgatgttttcctaCCTCCATTGTCAACAATGGCTACGATGGGATACAATTTTCAAGATTGCATCAATACTACCTTTTCATCTACCAAGGATTTCACTTATAATGAAAAATCTGGTGAGACTCAAAACCTTGGGAGGGAGAGGAAAAATCATGGACAACCTCGTGTTCTATCGGGATTGCATGGTTTTTCTGAAAGAGGTGAAAAGCATCCAGTTGGTGGAGCTGGTGTTAATTATAGATCATCCCATAGCAACGCCAGACACTTGCCATCTGTGAGTAATGTTGGCTCCATAAATGGAAATAGTGATGCTGCCCTTCCAGCTGTGCTCAAGGAAGAGAACAATGAAATTTCCCGGGTAAATCATCTTGGTGAGAATTTTTTGAATGCTCATGCAGATAAGCCAGGCTTTGATTCTGACAATGTTAGAATGTATCCACCAAGTGCTGCCTGTGACATTAAACAGGAACCAGATATATTGGCTTCTTTGAAAGATCATCGTTTATCACAGGAAGGGGGTACTAGAGGTACTTTTGGTGTTGAACAAGGTGGACTATCTTCGACATCTGATCAAGAAGAGTTATCTATTGACAGTGAAGATGATGTACCTCATTTTTCAGATATTGAAGCAATG ATACTTGATATGGACTTGGATCCAGAAGATCAGGATTTGTATTCAAGTGAAGAAG TCTTAAAATATCAACATGTGGACACAAAGAAGAGAATCATACGACTGGAGCAAGGGGCTAATGCTTACATGCAAAGATCTACTGCTTCTCATGGGGCATTAGCAGTTCTATATGGCCGATATTCGAAGCATTACATTAAGAAATCAGAG GTTCTATTAGGTAGAGCAACTGAGGATGTCATTGTGGACATTGACTTGGGAAGGGAGGGAAGTGGTAACAAAATATCTCGGCGGCAG gcaattataaaattagatcAGGATGGATTTTTCTCCCTGAAGAATCTTGGTAAATGCTCAATCTCTATAAATAACAAGGATGTAGCCCCTGGTCACTGCCTCCGACTTAATTCTGGCTGCTTGATTGAG ATAAGGGGAATGCCATTTATATTTGAGTCAAACCCAACTCGAATGAAGCAGTATGTGGATAACGTAGGCAAGATATCTCACAAACAGGAGTATCAATCATGA
- the LOC111811159 gene encoding LOW QUALITY PROTEIN: UDP-glycosyltransferase 74F2-like (The sequence of the model RefSeq protein was modified relative to this genomic sequence to represent the inferred CDS: substituted 1 base at 1 genomic stop codon) — MERTKKPHVLVIPYPSQGHVNPMLQFSNTLSSKGIHTTVALTIFNTFKPSTTTSFEWDTISDGFDDAGFAAARNIDDYLFQIKTNGTRTLIDLIRRRQSSDHPIHGVVYDSFMPWALDVAKGFGLMAAAFFTQPCPVNFIYYYSHVGWLSLPSSPVTIPGLPPLQLQDLPSFFSAPDCYPQYFQLVLNQWSNTEGADWILVNSIHEFEAEERDELSKIGPTLTIGPTIPSFYLGNPNENDKKYELDLFKVEADEAYLTRTXLETKPNGSVVYVSFGSMANLNITQMAEFASGLVESNYYFIWVIRASEEAKLPEGFAPEKGLTLKWCSQLEVLSNKAIGCFFTHCGWNSTLEALCLDVPMLGMPQWTDQPTIAKYVKDVWKVGVRVKVGEDGIVRKDEIKACIRTVMEGDRAIEFKQNALKWKQLGLEALQQGGSSMKNIDQLVSSLREKISAD, encoded by the exons atggagagaACAAAGAAACCCCATGTATTGGTAATTCCCTATCCATCCCAAGGCCATGTAAACCCTATGCTCCAATTCTCCAACACCTTATCCTCCAAAGGAATTCATACCACGGTAGCCCTCACCATCTTCAACACTTTCAAACCATCGACGACTACCTCGTTCGAGTGGGACACCATCTCCGATGGCTTCGACGACGCCGGGTTCGCTGCAGCGAGAAACATCGACGACTATCTctttcaaatcaaaacaaacgGCACCAGAACCCTAATAGACCTCATACGCCGCCGCCAAAGCTCCGATCATCCAATCCATGGTGTCGTGTACGACTCGTTCATGCCTTGGGCTCTCGACGTCGCCAAGGGCTTCGGCCTTATGGCGGCGGCGTTCTTCACTCAGCCTTGCCCCGTCAActttatttactattattcACACGTGGGATGGCTGAGTCTGCCCTCATCGCCGGTGACTATCCCCGGGCTGCCGCCGCTTCAGCTGCAGGATTTGCCGTCCTTTTTCTCAGCTCCTGATTGCTACCCACAGTACTTCCAATTGGTGTTGAATCAGTGGTCCAACACAGAGGGAGCTGATTGGATCCTAGTCAACTCTATCCATGAATTTGAGGCTGag GAGAGAGATGAACTATCGAAAATTGGTCCAACATTGACAATAGGGCCAACTATTCCATCTTTCTACCTAGGGAATCCTAATGAAAACGACAAGAAATACGAGTTGGATCTCTTCAAAGTCGAGGCAGATGAGGCATATTTAACAAGAACATGACTagaaaccaaaccaaatgGCTCGGTCGTTTACGTGTCATTTGGTAGCATGGCCAACTTAAATATAACTCAAATGGCAGAGTTTGCTAGTGGATTAGTCGAAAGTAACTACTACTTCATCTGGGTGATTAGGGCATCGGAAGAAGCAAAACTTCCTGAAGGCTTCGCGCCCGAGAAGGGACTAACATTGAAGTGGTGCTCCCAACTAGAAGTGCTTTCGAATAAAGCAATTGGTTGCTTCTTCACGCACTGCGGTTGGAACTCGACGCTCGAGGCCTTGTGCTTGGACGTGCCGATGTTGGGCATGCCGCAGTGGACCGATCAGCCAACGATCGCTAAGTATGTGAAGGATGTTTGGAAGGTGGGCGTGAGAGTGAAGGTGGGTGAGGATGGGATTGTGAGGAAAGATGAGATCAAAGCTTGTATAAGAACAGTGATGGAGGGAGATAGAGCCAttgaattcaaacaaaatgcTTTGAAATGGAAACAGCTTGGCTTGGAAGCTCTTCAACAAGGTGGCAGCTCTATGAAGAACATTGATCAACTCGTTTCCAGCTTGAGGGAGAAGATATCAGCTgattaa
- the LOC111811415 gene encoding uncharacterized protein LOC111811415 isoform X1 codes for MGALAPVAPWTPEDDILLKNAVEAGASLESLAKGAVQFSRRYTVRELQERWHSLLYDPIVSEDASMSMIDFERSSSILPSKFNKFGNPKETKYIGGKRKSGSVRHCYYALRKRVCNEPFNNPMDLNFLVGPSNSNYVVEEPMSGNCIPPISDDFGLQSSEMGILPCDFSQNVMNTDDVEHTFQSGCQGTVEKHFPRNLDNGQEGISHSMRESLPPSAIDSHVEGLAPSTGFPVHSIFENDLEARPSTFGQLSNDQRVMGSELEDNNVFNSPVSESGASFHNVEYSSPLPGMPIWRNASVPALPIDVGFADKDIPTSNSFELPDDDGNKNIQNARVAGYDAYSDLKLKIEVEQDHLKSPNATAEVYLAELSNSLMNMSNEDELLFMDVDGKDALDKSYYDGLSSLLLNSPNEINHDQTTNAINAETVLPTDTMVDPPTACSGGLYEKGSDCGVGHLDCTSEAHSSPSASLNSQCPVKGDEPLFCTLNTEDPDIPSNDDVFLPPLSTMATMGYNFQDCINTTFSSTKDFTYNEKSGETQNLGRERKNHGQPRVLSGLHGFSERGEKHPVGGAGVNYRSSHSNARHLPSVSNVGSINGNSDAALPAVLKEENNEISRVNHLGENFLNAHADKPGFDSDNVRMYPPSAACDIKQEPDILASLKDHRLSQEGGTRGTFGVEQGGLSSTSDQEELSIDSEDDVPHFSDIEAMILDMDLDPEDQDLYSSEEVLKYQHVDTKKRIIRLEQGANAYMQRSTASHGALAVLYGRYSKHYIKKSEVLLGRATEDVIVDIDLGREGSGNKISRRQAIIKLDQDGFFSLKNLGKCSISINNKDVAPGHCLRLNSGCLIEIRGMPFIFESNPTRMKQYVDNVGKISHKQEYQS; via the exons ATGGGAGCTCTTGCCCCCGTCGCGCCTTGGACTCCTGAAGATGATATTCTGCTCAAGAACGCAGTTGAG GCAGGTGCTTCCTTGGAGTCCCTTGCCAAAGGTGCTGTGCAGTTTTCTCGAAGATACACAGTAAGAGAATTGCAAGAACGATGGCATTCTTTACTTTATGATCCAATTGTATCCGAAGATGCATCTATGTCCATGATTGACTTCGAGCGttcttcttccattcttcCGTCAAAGTTCAACAAATTTGGGAATCCAAAAGAAACCAAATATATTGGTGGGAAGAGAAAATCTGGGAGTGTACGCCATTGCTACTATGCTTTGCGTAAAAGAGTTTGCAATGAACCATTTAATAACCCTATGGACCTGAATTTTCTTGTTGGACCCAGTAATAGTAACTATGTTGTTGAAGAGCCTATGTCCGGAAATTGTATCCCTCCAATATCTGATGATTTTGGACTTCAGAGCTCAGAGATGGGGATCTTGCCATGTGATTTCTCTCAGAATGTGATGAATACTGATGATGTGGAGCACACTTTTCAATCTGGATGTCAAGGTACAGTTGAAAAGCATTTTCCCAGGAATCTGGATAATGGACAGGAGGGAATTTCTCACAGTATGAGAGAGAGTCTGCCTCCTTCTGCAATTGATTCTCATGTTGAGGGATTGGCTCCATCGACTGGTTTTCCAGTCCATAGTatctttgaaaatgatttggaGGCAAGACCTTCTACTTTTGGGCAACTGAGCAATGATCAGAGAGTGATGGGCTCTGAACTAGAGGATAACAATGTCTTTAACTCTCCTGTTTCTGAATCTGGTGCATCATTTCACAATGTTGAGTACTCATCTCCGCTTCCTGGTATGCCAATATGGAGAAATGCCTCAGTACCAGCCTTGCCAATTGATGTTGGCTTTGCAGATAAGGATATACCTACAAGCAACTCTTTTGAACTACCTGATGATGATGGGAacaaaaacattcaaaatGCAAGAGTAGCAGGCTATGATGCTTACTCTGACTTAAAGTTGAAGATTGAAGTTGAGCAAGATCATTTGAAAAGTCCAAATGCCACTGCTGAAGTTTATCTTGCAGAACTGTCCAATTCTCTTATGAACATGAGCAATGAGGACGAGCTACTTTTCATGGATGTTGATGGAAAGGATGCGCTTGATAAGTCATATTATGATGGTTTGAGCTCGCTTTTGTTGAATTCACCAAATGAAATCAATCATGATCAAACAACTAATGCAATTAATGCAGAAACAGTGTTACCAACTGATACAATGGTAGATCCCCCCACAGCATGTTCTGGAGGGTTATATGAAAAAGGATCCGACTGTGGTGTTGGACATTTGGATTGTACTTCTGAAGCTCATTCTTCGCCATCTGCATCTTTGAACAGTCAGTGTCCTGTAAAAGGTGATGAACCTCTTTTTTGTACTTTGAACACAGAAGACCCAGACATCCCGAGcaatgatgatgttttcctaCCTCCATTGTCAACAATGGCTACGATGGGATACAATTTTCAAGATTGCATCAATACTACCTTTTCATCTACCAAGGATTTCACTTATAATGAAAAATCTGGTGAGACTCAAAACCTTGGGAGGGAGAGGAAAAATCATGGACAACCTCGTGTTCTATCGGGATTGCATGGTTTTTCTGAAAGAGGTGAAAAGCATCCAGTTGGTGGAGCTGGTGTTAATTATAGATCATCCCATAGCAACGCCAGACACTTGCCATCTGTGAGTAATGTTGGCTCCATAAATGGAAATAGTGATGCTGCCCTTCCAGCTGTGCTCAAGGAAGAGAACAATGAAATTTCCCGGGTAAATCATCTTGGTGAGAATTTTTTGAATGCTCATGCAGATAAGCCAGGCTTTGATTCTGACAATGTTAGAATGTATCCACCAAGTGCTGCCTGTGACATTAAACAGGAACCAGATATATTGGCTTCTTTGAAAGATCATCGTTTATCACAGGAAGGGGGTACTAGAGGTACTTTTGGTGTTGAACAAGGTGGACTATCTTCGACATCTGATCAAGAAGAGTTATCTATTGACAGTGAAGATGATGTACCTCATTTTTCAGATATTGAAGCAATG ATACTTGATATGGACTTGGATCCAGAAGATCAGGATTTGTATTCAAGTGAAGAAG TCTTAAAATATCAACATGTGGACACAAAGAAGAGAATCATACGACTGGAGCAAGGGGCTAATGCTTACATGCAAAGATCTACTGCTTCTCATGGGGCATTAGCAGTTCTATATGGCCGATATTCGAAGCATTACATTAAGAAATCAGAG GTTCTATTAGGTAGAGCAACTGAGGATGTCATTGTGGACATTGACTTGGGAAGGGAGGGAAGTGGTAACAAAATATCTCGGCGGCAG gcaattataaaattagatcAGGATGGATTTTTCTCCCTGAAGAATCTTGGTAAATGCTCAATCTCTATAAATAACAAGGATGTAGCCCCTGGTCACTGCCTCCGACTTAATTCTGGCTGCTTGATTGAG ATAAGGGGAATGCCATTTATATTTGAGTCAAACCCAACTCGAATGAAGCAGTATGTGGATAACGTAGGCAAGATATCTCACAAACAGGAGTATCAATCATGA
- the LOC111776282 gene encoding nuclear transcription factor Y subunit C-2-like, which produces MDQSERSQHQQQSQQPAGGVGGAGGAGTYSNPYQTAPLVASGTPAITVPPTQLAFQQAQHFHHHQQQQHQMFWANQMQEIEQTTDFKNHSLPLARIKKIMKADEDVRMISAEAPVVFAKACEMFILELTLRSWIHTEENKRRTLQKNDIAAAISRTDVFDFLVDIIPRDELKEEGLGITKASIPVVGSPADIPYYYVPSQHPVGATGMIMGKQLDQANVYGATVQQPRPPMPFMPWPHTQPQQQQQQQQQQ; this is translated from the coding sequence ATGGATCAATCAGAGCGTTCACAGCATCAGCAACAATCACAGCAGCCTGCAGGCGGTGTGGGCGGTGCGGGCGGTGCAGGCACATATTCTAATCCTTACCAAACAGCTCCGTTGGTGGCTTCCGGAACACCCGCTATTACAGTTCCCCCAACTCAGCTTGCCTTTCAGCAGGCTCAGCACTTCCACCACCACCAGCAACAACAACACCAAATGTTTTGGGCAAACCAAATGCAAGAGATTGAACAAACAACTGACTTCAAGAACCATAGTCTCCCCCTTGCTCgaatcaagaagataatgaaAGCGGATGAAGACGTTCGAATGATTTCAGCTGAAGCACCCGTTGTATTCGCAAAGGCGTGTGAAATGTTCATCTTGGAATTGACTCTACGATCCTGGATTCATAcagaagagaacaaaaggaGAACTTTACAGAAGAACGATATTGCAGCTGCAATTTCGAGGACCGATGTCTTCGATTTCTTGGTTGATATTATTCCTAGAGACGAACTGAAAGAGGAAGGCCTCGGAATCACTAAAGCCTCTATTCCTGTAGTTGGTTCCCCAGCTGATATTCCTTATTACTATGTTCCCTCGCAGCATCCAGTTGGTGCGACGGGGATGATCATGGGGAAGCAATTGGATCAAGCGAACGTGTACGGTGCCACTGTGCAACAGCCACGACCACCTATGCCGTTCATGCCATGGCCGCACACTCAacctcagcagcagcagcagcagcagcagcagcaatgA
- the LOC111811157 gene encoding UDP-glycosyltransferase 74F2-like: MGSEPKNLHVLVLTYPTQGHVNPMLQFCKSLASKGVTTTVAVTAFIFNTFKPHDGSIHWDTISDGFDDGGFAAATGIEHYLETFKAAGSRTLTELIQRHRESGRPIDAIVYDALMPWALDVAKGFGLVAATFFTMPCSVNLIYYYVDKGLLRLPVAEGSYPVCLPSLPPLMPPDMPSFIYVPDSYPQYLYLLLNQMPNIQGADYILVNSVREFEPLETDEMSKIGPKLLTIGPTIPSFYIDKNNVNDKKYELDLFKIEPKEASSTRTWLKTKPKGSVIYVSFGSMAKLNTTQMAELAAGLIDSNYYFIWVVRASEEEKLPKGFAPEKGLVLRWSSQLEVLSSEAIGSFFTHSGWNSTLESLCLGVPMVAMPQWTDQPTTGKYVADVWKVGVRVKVGEDGIVRKDEIKACIEAVMEGDRAIEFKQNALKWKQLGLEALQQGGSSSNHIEEFIAGVMDKIAVV, from the exons ATGGGTTCAGAACCAAAGAACCTCCATGTGCTCGTACTGACATACCCCACCCAAGGTCACGTGAACCCCATGCTCCAATTCTGCAAGTCCTTGGCCTCCAAAGGAGTCACCACCACCGTCGCCGTCACCGCCTTCATTTTCAACACCTTCAAGCCCCACGACGGCTCCATCCACTGGGACACCATCTCCGACGGCTTCGACGATGGTGGGTTCGCTGCAGCCACTGGCATTGAGCACTACCTCGAGACATTCAAGGCGGCTGGGTCGAGGACTCTGACGGAGCTCATCCAGCGCCACCGGGAGTCCGGGCGGCCCATTGACGCTATTGTGTATGATGCGCTCATGCCGTGGGCGCTGGATGTTGCCAAAGGGTTTGGGCTTGTGGCGGCTAcgttttttactatgccttgcTCTGTTAACCTTATTTATTACTATGTTGATAAAGGGCTGCTTAGGTTGCCGGTGGCTGAAGGGTCGTATCCTGTGTGCCTGCCTAGCCTGCCGCCGCTTATGCCGCCGGATATGCCGTCGTTCATCTATGTGCCGGATTCTTACCCTCAGTATTTGTATTTGCTGTTGAATCAGATGCCCAATATTCAGGGAGCCGACTATATTCTTGTCAACTCCGTTCGGGAGTTTGAACCTCTG GAAACAGATGAAATGTCAAAAATCGGCCCAAAATTGTTAACAATAGGTCCAACGATTCCATCTTTCTACATTGACAAAAACAACGTAAACGACAAGAAATACGAGTTAGATCTGTTCAAAATCGAGCCAAAGGAGGCATCATCAACAAGAACATGGctaaaaaccaaaccaaaaggCTCAGTCATTTACGTCTCATTTGGTAGCATGGCGAAGCTAAACACAACCCAAATGGCGGAACTAGCAGCCGGGCTAATCGATAGCAACTACTACTTCATATGGGTAGTTAGGGCCTCCGAAGAGGAAAAGCTTCCAAAGGGATTCGCACCCGAAAAGGGTTTGGTCTTACGATGGAGCTCCCAACTAGAAGTGCTTTCGAGCGAAGCGATTGGGAGCTTCTTTACGCATAGCGGTTGGAACTCGACGCTCGAGTCGTTGTGCTTGGGCGTGCCGATGGTGGCGATGCCGCAATGGACCGACCAGCCAACGACGGGGAAGTACGTAGCCGATGTGTGGAAGGTAGGCGTGAGAGTGAAGGTGGGAGAGGATGGGATTGTGAGGAAGGATGAGATCAAAGCTTGTATAGAGGCAGTGATGGAGGGAGATAGAGCCAttgaattcaaacaaaatgcTTTGAAATGGAAGCAGCTTGGGTTGGAAGCTCTTCAACAAGGTGGCAGTTCCTCGAACCACATCGAAGAATTTATTGCTGGTGTGATGGATAAAATAGCGGTTGTTTAA